The DNA segment CGGTGGCCGCGGCCGCGTTCGCCGCGATCAAGGGCGTGCTCGCCGGCCGTTTCGGCCCCGACGCCGACGCCGTCGGGGCGGAGATGATGCTGCGCGCGTTCGGGCTGACCAAACGGGAGGCACGAAAGATCGCCCGGGGACCGCTGCCCGCTCTGGACCTGCACGTCTCCGACTGAGGGGCACCGCCCTGGTGCGCCACTCGCACGCGACGGTGCGCCGGCCTAACTGATCCCGCTGATCCCGGCCAGCTGGCGGCGAACGTCGCGCACCGGTGACCCCGGATGCAGCACCCGCCGCAGAGTGGTGCCGATCATGAACGCCAGCACTGCCTCGGACCGCACCTTCCAGTCCTTGACGCGGCAGTCCTTGAGCAGCCCGGCCAGGACCTCGCGCAAGGCGACCTCGATCGCGACCGCGGGCTCCCGGCGCCCGGCCCGCACGCAGGCGATCGAGTAGTCGAACCAGAGCATCGTGCGCTCGGGCTGCTCGCCCAGTGCCAGGTGGTACCGCTCGGTCACCGCCCAGA comes from the Sporichthyaceae bacterium genome and includes:
- a CDS encoding TetR family transcriptional regulator, which encodes MTIAEVSPNQREKQRQIVAAAKDVLLRAGLAGCTARVLAEESAFSRSAIHYYFASMEEIVDAAMASHLHDFVADLRATAAGVDDPVARFWAVTERYHLALGEQPERTMLWFDYSIACVRAGRREPAVAIEVALREVLAGLLKDCRVKDWKVRSEAVLAFMIGTTLRRVLHPGSPVRDVRRQLAGISGIS